The Parambassis ranga chromosome 4, fParRan2.1, whole genome shotgun sequence genome includes the window TTTCTCAGTTGCGTAGTCCACAAACTGCCGCTTCAGAGTGCGCTCCTTTGCCTTTGTGGTCCAGGTGAGTCGCTCATATAAGTACAACAAGCCATAAAGAGAGGCTGACAGGACAATCAACCTCCAGCCAACAGTTTTACACACCttaagagaaacacagaaactgGGTAAACATTTTGTCAGGGTTGGATTTTGGTATttctacactacactacactacactacactacactggaTTAAACTATAAACACATAATCTAGCATAAATGTATACTACTAATACAGTATGCTGAAAATACAAACGGAACGAACATACCACTCCTCCGACAACGACAGCACTCATTGACGTGCGGGAGGTGAGGGACGCCACACTGGTTGCCATGGCTAACATCAGGTCCTCCTTGGTCATACGAGCTGTCTCATTGTTGGGCTGCGCTACAGTGGAGGAAGGCCCTGAGAAGGGTGTTCGGGCCAGAGGCAGTGCAGGTCGTGATGGCTGAGTAACAAGAAGCAGAGATTTTCATGGGATATACATAACAAAAAAGTAAGATTCTTTATAGTTACAAACTGGTGGTTTCAGTCTGTACCTGGAAGTTCTGGTCCACCAGTTTGAGAGCTTTTTGTGCATTGACAGAGCCCAGGTAGCGGTGCACTAATGCTGTCCAGCCCAATGAAAACTGAAACTCAATGTTTTCCTGGAAGTCGCTGCAAATTGTTGCACAGTTTAGGTCGTAACTCAGGTCAAACTTCCTGCTGGGCACCAGCATGTGGATCTGGCTCTGGACTGTAGAAGGCAGCAGAGGGAGCATGGTCTCTGGAGAGCGAGGAGCACAGTATGAATCAAGATGACAGATATTTCATCACCAACAATTATTGTTGTGCATTTGACACAAATATGCCAGTTTTTTGTTACTGCTCCTTGAAGTCACACCACAAATTCATTACAGCACCTGAAGCCTTTTCATCAGAGGGCATGTTAACACATTTTCACCGTCAGTGTCACTGAGCACAGCTTGCATGCATGCCTGAAACAGTGACGCATTTGTGGCATAGTGAGGCACGAGATGATGGCAGTGAGTGTGGAGGGTAAATATAGCCACGATCTGGGTGTCGTAGACCATAACCCAAATGCACAAAAGGTTTGGACTAACTTTAGAAACATGAAAGAACGAAAAAACATCTGAGATCTGACAAATGGCTAAGGTCATTCCCTGTAACAATATTCCTTtacaacagaaaacatttaaacaaaggGCAGTTTCAGACAAGGTCAAGAAATCAACAGTAGGTATTATTTGGTATGGACATTATGCTTGCAGTCAATTACCTATCATGTATTTTTGAGAGGACTGGACAGACATGTTGACGGCGTTTGAGCAGCGGAAAGCCAGGTTCTTTCCCATCCCTTCCTCCACATGAGCCAGCAGCTCCTGTGAACAGCAACATGAATGCATGAAAAAGCATCCATACAGGCTTTACAGATGTTACATAAGCTTGACACCAGTGCCTCCTCTCACAGTTTCTTCTGTAAATTGTAGGATTTCTCACTTTGTTTTCACTTGGGAAATTGTTGCTTATCTGCACTATACTATGCCAAAGCCAGCAGCTTGTAAACActacacagaaaaaagaaactgaCTCCCCTCCATCCAATTTAGGATTAGAACCTGTATAATAAAAGTGACAGACCATCTGATGACTGTATAACACTATACTATCCTATTACAGTCTTATTTGTTTAAGTGGTGTTGTTTGGTTTTACCTTTGACTAAATTATGTTCAAACACATCAAGTACACATCTGCTACATCTTCCATATTGTAAACACTACCGGTAATTAAACTGTTAGTTTTGTTCCATCCACCTCTGTCTGAATTTTCCAGGTGCCACAGGTGTTTATGTTTTCACTCACAGATTTATAGATCTTGAGGACATGAGGTGATGGGTGGAAGTCAGTGTGGAACTCGTCAACAATCACATGGAGACGGCAGatctcctcctccatggccaCAGACACCTGGGTGAAACAACAAGGGAGCCAATCAGTGATCACCACCACCTGACCCCTTTGTGAAGATGAAACTCCAATGAAACAAATGATTAACTGATAAACAGATTACAGTGTTAAAATCTCTACACATTTCTGATTCCATCTTCTACAATGAGAATTTCACTATCTTTAGACTGTGGGCTGTCTAAAGAGTGACCATTATGACAGCTGTGAGAACTGCTGGTCTGACCCTGCAGGTCCCATGGAGACAGATGAGGGTCAGCAGGACATACAACCGTTATTCCACTGACTCTCTATGTTACCTTGGCCTCCACATCCTCACTGATAGCTTTGATCTTCTGTTTAATGTCGTTGATCAGCAAGTTGAGCTGATTCTTAACAAACTCCAGCCGGTCCATCTGGTACTCTCTGTCCTCCAGCGCCGCCACTCTGAGGGCCCACCCCACCAACAGAAAACACTGTCACACAAACTAGcagcaaaatatataaacatacatctgcacacaacagaaagaaatcCACTGACGGTTCTGCTTATGCCACAGAAACTTGTGTTTACTTTCTATAGCTGATATTTTACTTCCACCAACCCTTCACAGCAAAAGAAGAGAACACGTGAAGGCAGACACTCACCTCTTCTCCGCTGCCTCGATGTTGATGGCGTCCATGATGTTCTTGACTTTTTCTGTGAAAAactttgttttcactgctgACTGCGAGATACACTCCTGCGAGGCCATAACACACAAGTTACTGTGACAGGTGAATGTATGAGGAAACAATCTAATTTCTAATAATAGTGacattctttctttctccagTTTTAACTTAATTCAATCAGCAGACAGGCTCGGTTGGAATGGAAACTCTTCATGATAcactaactgcagctttatcaACTATAGGCCTGCCTATTGTTTTTGACTTCATCTGTCAACACagtcaacatacacacacacacacagacctcaaaCCTCCTCTCAAAGCTCTGGAACTCCTTCAGTCGGTCTTGGAAGCCTTCAGCCAGAGCTCCACCTGGTGGATGAAATGATCACAttagaaaatgaagaaatttgCTTTGACTGGACACCTTCATCCTCTCCTTGCTGATTCTTTGAACACACAGATAGAGCATCCTATCTATAGTTCATATCCTCACCTGTTTCAGGCATGCCTTGTGCACGCTGCATACGGGAGTTAAGCACCTCTTTTgcagagacaaagaaaatgcGGTCGGGTGCCTGCTCACGGTCCACAACCTTCAGCTCCCCCACCAGGAAGTTCACACAGCGGTCTGTGTGCTGCTTCCTCAcctgtaaagtgtaaaaaaaattaatttcttaagaaatttgcattaaaatgtaatGCCACTAATAACAATCACTATTTGTAATTCACTGTGTTCAGTTAAACCAAATTACAAAAGCTACTTAATGTAGTGATACCTCTATGTCCATGCACACAGTTATTCCCTTCAAACTAATCAAGTTTTTAACTGCATACTTTATATTTCTTATTAAAAAAGCTTTTCACAAAATTAACTCACATCCTGCGTGTATTCTGGTTCGTTTGCTGAGGCATCCCAGCGATTGTTGAGGATGAAGATGTTTGGCTTTGACAGACGTTCGTTCACTTTGTGGAAAAAATGCTTTTCCtaaacatgaggaaaaaaaatagtaaaataaaaagtcagAACTCCAGACTGACAAATACTGTATTTTGTTGTTACTCAACATTGTTTACATAATGCCAGACATTTTTCCATTGGGTAGCCCAGAGGGTAACTTGAGTTTGCTTTCCCTTTAAGAGCAGCAGGCGGGTTAAGGAGCTCTGTGATTGACTGTGTTTAGCTTCACATTGCATGAATGCCTGAGCTGACAGTAACAAGAGTTGGGCCTGAAAGTggctacacacaaacacagacagccacagtCTGATCTGCTCAGTATGGTAAACATGCACAAGGACCCCTTTTAGAAGCAACTTAAGTGAAACAAAACTACAAtgataacaacatg containing:
- the LOC114434268 gene encoding mitofusin-1-like, translated to MKVAFFGRTSSGKSTVINAMMKDRVLPSGIGHTTNCFLSVEGTDDDKAYLKTEGSEEEQSIKTINQLAHALHMDESLDTGCLVHVFWPKTKCALLRDDLVLVDSPGTDVTSELDSWIDKFCLDADVFVLVANSESTLMNTEKHFFHKVNERLSKPNIFILNNRWDASANEPEYTQDVRKQHTDRCVNFLVGELKVVDREQAPDRIFFVSAKEVLNSRMQRAQGMPETGGALAEGFQDRLKEFQSFERRFEECISQSAVKTKFFTEKVKNIMDAINIEAAEKRVAALEDREYQMDRLEFVKNQLNLLINDIKQKIKAISEDVEAKVSVAMEEEICRLHVIVDEFHTDFHPSPHVLKIYKSELLAHVEEGMGKNLAFRCSNAVNMSVQSSQKYMIETMLPLLPSTVQSQIHMLVPSRKFDLSYDLNCATICSDFQENIEFQFSLGWTALVHRYLGSVNAQKALKLVDQNFQPSRPALPLARTPFSGPSSTVAQPNNETARMTKEDLMLAMATSVASLTSRTSMSAVVVGGVVCKTVGWRLIVLSASLYGLLYLYERLTWTTKAKERTLKRQFVDYATEKLQLIVSFTSANCSHQVQQEMATTFARLCQQVDQTQKELEAEIRQLTAKIDQLETVQSQSKSLRHKATELETQLEAFTNQYLQPAKPHLFVPPVRRSTVWLSPSHSFLSPVPPHNTSVQERLKD